The sequence GTATCGCTTGGCGTCTTGCCTTGTCAGGGTGTCACCAAAAGCCagagcgtggagcgtggTGTGTGTGACAGCGCCGCCCCCGCTGCCGTGCGACAAGAAGAAATCCGCGACCACCTCCACCCTGTGGCGCATATGGACTGTGCGCGTTTGCTGTGCTATTATTGCTGTTTCTTGTCGATTCTGGCTGCTCTTCAGGGTCCAATATGGAAACAGGTTGCTCTTGCAGTACACGGGTCCCTTTGCTGCTTCCACCCATCTCACCGCAAAGCATGGCTCAACGTCGAACAGGCTCATCGCAGCCTTCGGAATCGACCTCTTGGTCACCACCGAACAATGTCAGCAGTCAACATGCATCTGTGACACCCAAAAGGCTCGCGCCAGCCCCAATGCAACTTGTTACACTCTCCCTTGTAATGCGAATCCTATCTGTCACACTGCTCATCGCCACGTCTCATCTCCAGCAGGCATTCGATACATCTCACGAGCTTCTATCGTATACTCTGGATCCGCATACATCCCATAGTCTGTCTGCGGGCAGCTTCAACTGGACATTGGCATTTGTGCGCTGGGATACGATCTACTTTCTCGCCTCAGCATCTCCGTACCACGCCTCATCCACGGGCTCGGTACATCAAGGTGGATATGCATGGGAGCAGACCTTGGCGTTTCAACCTGGTATCATCGGGCTGCTTCGGCTGACTGGATACCTGACGCCTACTATGGACGGATCCTGGAGCCCAACGGCGGCGATACTAGTCACTATGCTCTTGGCCAACgtggcggcggctgcaAGCGTCGTTCTGCTGTACCGGCTATCGTTGAGGGTCACGAGAAATGCTGAGTTGGCGTACACAGCTGCGCTTCTGAGCATCGTGGCTCCCTCGGCGGGCACGACATTGGCTTCACCGACGCCGGAAAGCTTTTATAGCCTGGCAAGTCTGGTCGGTCTACTCTATCTGGAAACAAACAGCATCCATGGTTGTGGGTGGGGGACGGTTGCAATCACATCGTTCTGGTTCGCAGTGGCAACCGCCTTTCGCGCAAATGGAGCGCTGCTAGTCGGATACGTGGCGTTCAAGCTGATCGGCGAGGCAAGGTGCGGCAGGGTGATTTCGGCAGCGCTCAAGCTtgcagcgtcgacagctGTGTGTATGTCAGCCAACGTGCTGTTCCAAGTATGGGCATACGGTCGCTTTTGTCTGGACGAGCAAACCAAGCGACCGTGGTGTGCGCGTTGCGTGCCGAGTGTTTATACGTTTGTCCAGTCGCAATACTGGGACGTAGGCTTGTTTCGGTACTGGCACGCCTCTCAGCTCCCGAATTTCGCACTTGGCGCTCCAGTGCTTGCGCTGATAGCGTATACCGCCTACACGTTCTACTGCCGATCTAGCTGGTCCAAGCTCGCGCGGTCCTTGATCGGTTCAGCGTGCAATGGTGATGCTGGCAAAACGACACGTGATACGGGGCTAATGCTCGCAACCACGCCAAGAGCAGTCCCGTACATCGTCCACGGTGGAGTGCTGGGGGCAATGCTATTATTCGCATCGCATGTGCAGATCGCTCTGCGGCTAGCTACGCCCGGTGGTATGCCAATGCTTTGGTGGGGCGCAGCACATGCCGTGCTTTACTGCAAGAGGTCATGGTTGAGCAGAGCTCTTGTGGGCTATCTGTGTGTACAGTATTGCGTGGGCATCGTGTTGTACGCTGGTTTCTATCCGCCTGCTTGAATGGGtctgcattcacgattcttcaTGATTCttatcacgaatcgggcGCGGTCCTCGTGTTGGTCGTCATACAGCCGCTGCTTGCCAGagtaattcgtgattgacggAAATACCGGCTCTCAAACAACCATCGAGCGGCTCGGTGCTCTGCTCGTGCTTCTCGGCTCACGGCTTGAAAACGGGCATGTTAGAATCCTGAATGCAAGCGCGGCTATTTCCGTCATCGGCTTGTAGCTCATGTCTCCGTGGCTCGTCGCTTTGGttgtactcgtgactccaGACTTGTTTTGCCCGCCCTTGCttggtgctcgtcgtccaacgTAATCGTGGATCTACCCACctcgttcacgattcgacgACATTGACGATCTGTGAGCACCACATCGCATCTCGCACCACAGAAACCTATATGGCCATACCCTTTTGAATACATCAAGATGTGAAAGCTCGTTGGACATGTGCGAGTTCTCATTTTCGTGCGTGGAATTGATGGAGAAAGCGGATCACTTACGACGTCATTGAGTCACagtcattcacgattcacaatcacaaatcgga comes from Mycosarcoma maydis chromosome 18, whole genome shotgun sequence and encodes:
- a CDS encoding GPI-anchor transamidase GPI18 (related to GPI18 - mannosyltransferase); its protein translation is MAQRRTGSSQPSESTSWSPPNNVSSQHASVTPKRLAPAPMQLVTLSLVMRILSVTLLIATSHLQQAFDTSHELLSYTLDPHTSHSLSAGSFNWTLAFVRWDTIYFLASASPYHASSTGSVHQGGYAWEQTLAFQPGIIGLLRLTGYLTPTMDGSWSPTAAILVTMLLANVAAAASVVLLYRLSLRVTRNAELAYTAALLSIVAPSAGTTLASPTPESFYSLASLVGLLYLETNSIHGCGWGTVAITSFWFAVATAFRANGALLVGYVAFKLIGEARCGRVISAALKLAASTAVCMSANVLFQVWAYGRFCLDEQTKRPWCARCVPSVYTFVQSQYWDVGLFRYWHASQLPNFALGAPVLALIAYTAYTFYCRSSWSKLARSLIGSACNGDAGKTTRDTGLMLATTPRAVPYIVHGGVLGAMLLFASHVQIALRLATPGGMPMLWWGAAHAVLYCKRSWLSRALVGYLCVQYCVGIVLYAGFYPPA